CCGTCGAACTGGTGCGGGAGACCGAGATGTTGCCCTGGAAGCGGTTCGATGCGATGGTGCCGGCCGAGAACGGCTGGTGGCGCCTTCCGCCGTCGGAGCCGATCGTTCCGCTGCTGTACGCACTGCGGGCGGTCAAGAACTGAGCCTTCGGACGGGCCCACCCCGTCCGGTCCCGTTGAGTGCCTTGGCCTCCGGGACCGGGCGGGAACCGCCGTATGCGGCTCAGCTCGCCGGCCCGTGGAACCGGCGGTGGGTCAGCGCCCACCAGACCTCGGCCAGATCTGCCGGGTCACGGAGGTTGGTACCGGTGATCTCCTCGAAGCGCCGGAGCCGGTTGCGGAGGGTGTTGGGGTGGACGTAGAGGGTCCGCGCGGCAGCCTCCAGGCGCAGCCCCTGTCGTAGATAGGCGGCCGCGGCCTCCTCCAACTGGGCGCCGTCCTCGCCCCGTTCGGCCAGCGGGGACAGGCGGAGCGTTACCAGTTGTTCGCCCACGGCCGGCAGCGCCACGACCGTGGCCCGTAGCCCCAGCTCCTCACGGGTGAACGCCCCGACGAGCCCGAATCCGGCGGCGGCCCGCAGCGCCTGGGTGGCCCGGGTGAATTCGGTGGCGAGTCCGGACGCGGGCGCCGGGGCGCCCAGTCCCAGCATCAGGCTGCGGCACAGCCCGGCCGGGCGCCCGACCAGCAGCCCCGCCACATCCCCGTCCACGGTCGTGACCAGGGGCCGCCCCGCCTCGTCCAGGGCGAGCCAGGGACGCAGCAGATCGACGGTCCGGCGGAAGGCGCGGTCGCCGGGACCGGCATGGCCCGCGGCGGCGGGGGCACCGCCCGGGTCGCCGGGCGGGGAAACCTCGGGCAGCCGCGCACGGAAGGGGAGGCGGAGGGCGCTGTGCACATATGAGCCGTCCTCGGTCTCCGCGTCGTCGGCCTGCCGCTCGGTCCGGTATCCGTCGGCCGGCCTGTCGCCGGTGAGCCCGGCGCCCCAGGCGCCGAAGCCGGCCGGGGACTTGTCCCACCGCGCCTCGCCGAGCAGCAGGGCGCGGACCATGGCCGCATGGCGGCGGTCCGCCGCCGGGTCGTCGCCCTGGAGAGCGACCCGGCAGGTGCGGACGATCCGCAGGGTGTTGGCGTCGACCCACGCCCGCAGGGTCTCGGCGATCGGCAGCAGATCCTCGGCGGTCCCGCCCCGGGCGGTCATCTCCTCGCCGAACCGCCGCCAGACGATGTCCGTCCCGATCCGGTAGGCCGAGATGATGTCCTCGACGGGCAGCGAACGGGCCAGGTCCGTCACCTCGTCGAGGTGCGCCGACGGGATGCCGTACGCCGGGCCGTCGTCGCGGCCGCTTCCCCGCGCGGTCCGCCGCTCCTCGGCCCAGCGCTGCACCAGCGAGAGGCCGTTGCGCAGCGACGCCATCACCCTCGGCCGGATCTGGTCCGCCGACACCGCCGCGTAGGAGGGGAGTTGGGCCCGCAGGCCGTCGATGACCTCGTCGGTGAGCGCGTCGATCCCGGCGTGCAGCGCGGCGGCGGACTCCGGCACCGTTGTGGAAGTCTCCACCCGTCCCCTCCCGACTCGGTGTCTTTCCCCATGGCGAAAGCGATCATTCGTCGCCATGCTACGAGGAAGCCGCCCGAACCCCTACAGATGTTCGATCTTGGATGACTTTCCCCAGTCATCCGGACTCGTCCCTGCGTTCGGTGCGCGGCCCCGCTGTTCCTCCCCGCCACCCCCCGCACCATCAAGGAATCCCATGGCTGTTTCCTGGCGTCGCCTCGCGGTGCCCGCCGCCGCGGTCGGCGTACTCGTCCCCGCCGCGCTCGGCACCCACGCCCTGCTCTCGGGTCCCGACACGCCGCGCACGTCCTCGGCCGGCATACCCGCCACCGGGCCGACCGCCCCCGGTGCCGTACCGGACGACGCCCGCGCCTCCGGTCCGGAGGGCGCTGCCGCGGTCGCCCGGCCGTCCGACGCACCGACGCGTTCCGGCAATTCGGTCTCCGTGCAGCTCTCGTCGTACGACGCGCAGCGCAAGCAGGCCGAGCTCAAGCCGTCGGCCGGCAAGACCGTACGGACCGGTGATGTGATCGCCGCCGCGCCCAACCGGCACGCCCCCTCGGGTGCGCTGTTCAAGGTCGGCAAGGTCACCGGCTCCCGCGACGGCAAGGTCCGGGTGACCACGTCCCCCGCCACGCTCTCGGAGCTGCTCGGCGATCAGAAGGTGGACCAGCGCTCGGCGTTGCAGCCCGGCGAGATCTCGGTCAAGCCGCTCTCCTCGGGTGTCACCGTCAAGAAGCCCGCTACCGGCGCCGGTTCGGACAGCGGCAGCCCGGCACCGTCCGGCAGCCCGGGCACGCCGTCCGGCAGCCCGGACGCCACCGCCTCCGGCTCCCCGAGCCCGTCGGCGTCCGACGCCTCCGGGGTGCGCACCCAGCTCGTCCCCTCCGGCACCCGCCCGGCCCCCAGCTCCTCCGGCAGCGCGCTGTCGCCCGAGGCGCGCAAGGCGCTCACCACCCTGCGGCTGGGCGTCAATGTGCCGCTGCCCAAGGGCGTGCAGGCGACCGCGAAGTCCCCCGCCCGGCTGTCCGGCGAGGTGTCGTTCCGGCCCGAGCTGATCTTCCAGTACGAGAAGCGCGGCGGGCTGAACCTGCTGCCGCAGCGCGCGGCCATCGGCCTGGGCGGCTCCTACGGCTATGGCTGGCAGGTGCACGGCAAGGTCAAGGGCAAGGCGGACACCGGGCAGGTCGCGGTGCCGCTCGCGGCGGTCACCGGACGGCACGTCTTCTGGGTGGGCCCGGTTCCCGTCGTGGTCAGCACCGAGGTCACCTTCACCTACCGCTTCTCCGCTGACGGCCGCATCGTGCTCGACGCCGACCAGCGCACCGCCGGTTCGTTCGCCGTCGGCGCGAAGTACGACCGCAGCCAGGGCTGGAAGCCGCTGCACGAGGCCCAGCAGCAGACCAAGGGCGCGGCGCCGCGGGTCGAGGGCGCGGCCTCCGCGACGGCCCGTATCGGGGCGCGGGCCGAGGTGTTCCTCTACGACACGGCGGGCGTGGGCGGCGAACTGTCCGTCCATCTCACCGGACGGGCCGCGGGGGCGACCGGTGGCGGAGCCCCGGCGTGGGCGCTCAGCGCGGGCTATGACCTGAAGACCGAGCTGATGCTGCAACTGAAGATCTTCGGCATCCAGATCGCCGATCTGCGGACCACGCCGTTCGCGCTGCACGACGAGCGGAAGCTCTTCGGACGGGGGAAGCTGCCCGCCGCCTGAACCCTCATCTGACCGACGCCGGCACCCCCGCGGACATCTGTCCCCGGGGGTGCTGTGCGCTGTGTACGGGGGACGGCCCCGCGGACGCCCGCACCGGCCCGGTCGCGGTCACCCCAGCCGCCGGTAGACCGAGCACAGCAACTGGTCCTTCGCCGGACCGCCGACCCGCCACTCCAGATGCCAGGTGTCCGGCCCGACGGCGGTGAAGGTCCCCTCGTACCGGTCCGCGGCACAGGGGTGGACGGTGGTCCACCGGCCGGTCCGCAGGTCGAGGTCGTGGAAGGGCCGTCCGTCGGCGAACTCGATCGCGGCGGTGCCGTCCGGGCGGGGCCGTACGCGCAGGGTGCGGCTCACCGGAGCCACCGTCCCGCCCCAGCTCAGCTGCCCCTCCTCGCTGTGCAGCAGCCCCCCGCCGGCCGCGTCGGGCCGGAATGCGGCGGTGCCGCGGAAGCTGCCCTCGGCGCCGGTCCGCAGGTCGTGGACGGTGCGCTCGATGCTCCAGCGCCCGGAGAGGTACGCCGCGACGTCAGGGACGGGGTGCCGCCCCGTGGCCGGCTCCTCCCGATCCCGACCCCGATCCCCGTCACGCTCCGGCTTCCGGTCCCGGCCCAGCTCGCTGCCCATCCCTCCATTCTCCTGTCCGCCCGCCCGTGTCACTCCGTCGGCCCCGCCCGGTGCCGCTCCCCTCTCCCCCGGCCCCTCGTACCGTGCGGAGCCGCACCGCCCGTCTTACTCTCGGTGCAGTGATCGTCACCGAGGTCCGCACGGCGGGCCGACCGGCGGCCTGACGCCGCCGGCCGGGGCGGCCGCGCCCGCCGCGGCCGCCCCGTACGAGCCCGGAGACCGGAGGCACCACCATGCCGGAGCTGTTCATCGGCGGTCAGTGGACCGCAGCGGCCGACGGGCAGGTGCGCGAGATCCGCTGCCCCGCGGACGGCACGCTGGTCGCGACCGTGGACGAGGGCGGGCCGAAGGAAGCGGCGGCGGCGATCTCCGCGGCCCGTACGGCGTTCGACGACGGGCCCTGGCCCCGTACCCCGGCGGCCGAGCGCGGCCGGCTGGTGCTGCGCGTCGCCGAGCTGCTGGAGCGCGACCGGGACGCGCTGGCCCGGGCCGAGTCGCTGGACACCGGCAAGCGGCTGGTCGAGAGCGGCTACGACATGGACGACATCGCCAACTGCTTCCGCTACTTCGGCAACCTCGGCGCGGCCGGGGGCACCGACCGGGTGGTGGACGCAGGTGCCGCGGAGATCGCCAGCACGGTGTGCCACGAGCCGGTCGGTGTCTGCGCGCTGATCACCCCCTGGAACTACCCGCTGCTGCAGACCGCCTGGAAGGTCGCGCCCTGTCTGGTCACGGGCAACACCTTCGTCCTGAAGCCCAGTGAGCTGACCCCGCACACCGCCATCCACCTCATGCGGCTGCTGGCCGAGGCCGGACTGCCCGACGGGGCCGCCAACCTGGTGCTGGGCACCGGCCCGGCCGTGGGTGCCCTGCTGACCGAGGATCCGCGGGTGGACATGGTGTCGTTCACCGGCGGTCTGCTCACCGGCCGGCGCATCATGGCCGCGGCGGCGCCCACCGTGAAGAAGATCGCGCTGGAGCTGGGCGGCAAGAACCCGAACATCGTCTTCGCGGACGCCGACTTCGACACCGCCGTGGACTACGCCCTGATGGCGGTCTTTCTGCACTCCGGGCAGGTCTGCTCGGCGGGCGCCCGGCTGCTCGTCCAGGAGGAGCTGCACGATGCCTTCGTCGACGAACTGGTCTCCCGCGCCCAGCGGATCCGGCTCGGCGGGCCGTTCGACGAGCATGCCCGCACCGGCCCGCTGATCTCGGCCGCGCACCGCGCCAAGGTCGAGGCGTATGTGTCGGCCGGGCTCGACGAGGGCGCCGTACTGCTCTGCGGCGGCTCCGCACCCGACGATCCGTCGCTGGCGAACGGCTTCTACTATCTGCCGACCGTGCTGGACGAGTGCACCCCGGACATGTCCGTCGTCCGCGACGAGAGCTTCGGCCCGGTGCTGACCGTCGAGCGGTTCCGCGACGAGGACGAGGCGGTCTCGCTCGCCAACGACACGGTGTACGGACTGGCCGGGGCGGTGTGGACCCAGGACAGCGAGCGTGCCCACCGGGTCGCCGCCCGGCTGCGCGCGGGAACGGTGTGGATCAACGACTTCCATCCGTATGTGCCACAGGCGGAGTGGGGCGGGATGAAGCAGTCGGGCGTCGGCCGTGAGCTGGGGCCCGCGGGGCTGGCCGAGTACCAGGAGGCCAAGCACGTCTGGCGCAACACCGCGCCACGGCCGCAGAGGTGGTTCGAGTGACCGGTCCCGAATCCTCCCGCCCCGGCACCCGGGCCGACGGTTCGCACGACGACGACGCGATCGCCGAACTCGGCTACAAGCCGGAACTCAAGCGCACGCTGGGCAACTTCCACACCTTCGCCGCCGGAATCAGCTATATCTCCATCCTCACCGGCACCTTCCAGCTGTTCTACTTCGGTATCGCCCATGGCGGCCCGGCGTACTGGTGGTCCTGGCCGATGGTCTTCGCCGGACAGCTGATGGTGGCGCTGTGCTTCTGTGAGCTGGCCGCCCGTTATCCGGTGGCCGGATCGGTCTACAACTGGGCCAAGAAGCTCGGCGGCCCGCACATCGGCTGGCTCGGCGGCTGGATGATGGTGACCGCGACCATGGTCTCGCTGTCCGCGGTGGCGCTGGCCTACCAGGTGACGCTGCCGCAGATCTCGTCGTGGTTCCAGTTCATCGGCGACGGCACCGGCAAGTCCGCGGCCGAGAACGCCGTACTGCTCGGCACCGTGCTGATCACCTTCACCACCCTGGTCAACGCCTTCGGCGTCAAGCTCATGGCGCGGATCAACTCCGCGGGCGTGGCGATCGAGCTGATCGCCGCCATCGTCCTGATCCTGCTGCTCGCCGCGCATGTCACCCGCGGCCCCGACGTGGTGACCGACACCTTCGGTCTGGGCGAGGGCGAGAGCCTCGGCTACTTCGGCGCGTTCCTGACCGCGTCACTGGCCTCGGCCTACGTCATGTACGGCTTCGACACCGCCTCGTCGCTCGGTGAGGAGTCCAAGGACCCCGGCCGCAACGCCCCCCGCGCGATCCTGCGGGCACTGGTCGCGTCCTTCCTCATCGGCGGTCTGATCCTGCTCTTCGCCCTGCTCTCGGTGCCCGATCTGCAGGCCGAACAGCTGAAGGTGGACGGGCTGCAGTACGTGGTGCTCTCCACGCTGGGCTCGACCGTGGGGCAGATCGTGCTCTGGTGTGTGGTCATCGCGATCACCGTGTGCGAACTGGCGGTGCACACCGCCGGCATCCGGCTGGCGTTCGCGATGGCCCGGGACAACAACCTCCCGGCCGCCTCCCTGCTCGCCAAGGTCAGCCCCCGCTTCCAGACGCCGGTGCTGCCGGC
This genomic stretch from Streptomyces nigrescens harbors:
- a CDS encoding PucR family transcriptional regulator — its product is METSTTVPESAAALHAGIDALTDEVIDGLRAQLPSYAAVSADQIRPRVMASLRNGLSLVQRWAEERRTARGSGRDDGPAYGIPSAHLDEVTDLARSLPVEDIISAYRIGTDIVWRRFGEEMTARGGTAEDLLPIAETLRAWVDANTLRIVRTCRVALQGDDPAADRRHAAMVRALLLGEARWDKSPAGFGAWGAGLTGDRPADGYRTERQADDAETEDGSYVHSALRLPFRARLPEVSPPGDPGGAPAAAGHAGPGDRAFRRTVDLLRPWLALDEAGRPLVTTVDGDVAGLLVGRPAGLCRSLMLGLGAPAPASGLATEFTRATQALRAAAGFGLVGAFTREELGLRATVVALPAVGEQLVTLRLSPLAERGEDGAQLEEAAAAYLRQGLRLEAAARTLYVHPNTLRNRLRRFEEITGTNLRDPADLAEVWWALTHRRFHGPAS
- a CDS encoding APC family permease; translated protein: MVRVTGPESSRPGTRADGSHDDDAIAELGYKPELKRTLGNFHTFAAGISYISILTGTFQLFYFGIAHGGPAYWWSWPMVFAGQLMVALCFCELAARYPVAGSVYNWAKKLGGPHIGWLGGWMMVTATMVSLSAVALAYQVTLPQISSWFQFIGDGTGKSAAENAVLLGTVLITFTTLVNAFGVKLMARINSAGVAIELIAAIVLILLLAAHVTRGPDVVTDTFGLGEGESLGYFGAFLTASLASAYVMYGFDTASSLGEESKDPGRNAPRAILRALVASFLIGGLILLFALLSVPDLQAEQLKVDGLQYVVLSTLGSTVGQIVLWCVVIAITVCELAVHTAGIRLAFAMARDNNLPAASLLAKVSPRFQTPVLPAVVIGLVAVGILVINVNQPQIFSVITSIAIIMIYLAYLSVTLPMLVQRLRGNWTPAKGKFSLGRFGIPVNILAVLWGIAMSLNLAWPRAAVYNATGPQHWYLRWGAFLFIGVVAIGGFAYYWFVQRKRTGVLAMHAAVRPDGGTPGDAGNPTP
- a CDS encoding aldehyde dehydrogenase family protein, translated to MPELFIGGQWTAAADGQVREIRCPADGTLVATVDEGGPKEAAAAISAARTAFDDGPWPRTPAAERGRLVLRVAELLERDRDALARAESLDTGKRLVESGYDMDDIANCFRYFGNLGAAGGTDRVVDAGAAEIASTVCHEPVGVCALITPWNYPLLQTAWKVAPCLVTGNTFVLKPSELTPHTAIHLMRLLAEAGLPDGAANLVLGTGPAVGALLTEDPRVDMVSFTGGLLTGRRIMAAAAPTVKKIALELGGKNPNIVFADADFDTAVDYALMAVFLHSGQVCSAGARLLVQEELHDAFVDELVSRAQRIRLGGPFDEHARTGPLISAAHRAKVEAYVSAGLDEGAVLLCGGSAPDDPSLANGFYYLPTVLDECTPDMSVVRDESFGPVLTVERFRDEDEAVSLANDTVYGLAGAVWTQDSERAHRVAARLRAGTVWINDFHPYVPQAEWGGMKQSGVGRELGPAGLAEYQEAKHVWRNTAPRPQRWFE
- a CDS encoding DUF6314 family protein, with the translated sequence MGSELGRDRKPERDGDRGRDREEPATGRHPVPDVAAYLSGRWSIERTVHDLRTGAEGSFRGTAAFRPDAAGGGLLHSEEGQLSWGGTVAPVSRTLRVRPRPDGTAAIEFADGRPFHDLDLRTGRWTTVHPCAADRYEGTFTAVGPDTWHLEWRVGGPAKDQLLCSVYRRLG